From one Agrobacterium fabrum str. C58 genomic stretch:
- a CDS encoding carbohydrate ABC transporter permease, whose amino-acid sequence MSTVATSPGLSSFFSGKPLRFIAASILLVNGLFPAIWILFTSLKTEAELTVKPITWFPHAPTLANYMQAFSDQPLHLFLFNSFMVALLSTALTILISVLAAYALARLNLKYRALILSLIIAVSTFPLVTLLVPLFEIMRALNLLNSWTALILPYTVLSLPVCTLMLVSFFESIPRDLENAAMIDGCTRIGALFKVVVPLCAPGVFTAGILAFVNAWDEFLLALSFNSNPALRTLPVGIQLYQGEFAFPWPVISAALVVGIVPVAILIVIFQERVVSGLTAGGLKG is encoded by the coding sequence ATGAGCACCGTTGCCACCTCCCCCGGTCTGTCCTCCTTCTTCTCCGGCAAGCCGCTGCGCTTCATCGCCGCCTCCATTCTTCTGGTGAATGGCCTTTTCCCCGCGATCTGGATTCTCTTCACCTCGCTGAAGACCGAGGCAGAACTGACCGTGAAACCGATCACATGGTTTCCGCACGCGCCGACGCTTGCCAATTACATGCAGGCCTTTTCCGATCAGCCGTTGCACCTCTTCCTGTTTAACAGCTTCATGGTGGCGCTGCTCTCCACCGCACTCACCATCCTGATTTCTGTACTGGCGGCTTACGCGCTGGCGCGGCTGAACCTCAAATACCGCGCGCTGATCCTGTCGCTCATCATCGCCGTTTCCACCTTCCCGCTTGTCACGCTGCTGGTGCCGCTGTTCGAAATCATGCGGGCGCTCAATCTGCTGAATAGCTGGACGGCACTGATCCTGCCCTACACGGTGCTGTCGCTACCGGTCTGCACGCTGATGCTGGTATCCTTCTTCGAAAGCATTCCGCGCGACCTCGAAAACGCCGCCATGATCGATGGCTGCACCCGCATCGGCGCCCTGTTCAAGGTCGTCGTGCCGCTCTGCGCGCCGGGCGTCTTTACCGCCGGCATTCTCGCCTTCGTCAATGCCTGGGATGAGTTCCTGCTGGCGCTCTCTTTCAACTCCAACCCGGCCCTTCGCACCCTGCCCGTCGGCATTCAGCTTTATCAGGGTGAGTTCGCCTTCCCCTGGCCGGTCATCTCGGCGGCGCTGGTGGTCGGCATCGTGCCGGTTGCGATCCTGATCGTCATCTTCCAGGAACGGGTCGTCTCGGGCCTCACCGCCGGTGGTCTCAAGGGCTAA
- a CDS encoding carbohydrate ABC transporter permease codes for MVRVDEKQLPRWTRWLDLGDRLLAVLLLAPAAILLSLIIVYPVARLVYTSFFSLSLTSGLPAEFIGFENYTAMFDDPIFWETTWNTVLITLITVPGALFMGLGLALLANLPFSMQWPMRLSLLIPWALPLSFAGLIFAWFFHYEYGVVNDVLNRLGFEGIIWFNSPNWAFAAICLTIIWKTSSFMALMILAGLQTIPRSLYEAADVDGAGKIRRFFEITLPLLKPSIVVALIFRTITALQTFDIPYMMTGGGPGTSTTTLAMYIHQNTVSFLDLGYGSALAVVMFALSMCVTAVYLRIIRTKD; via the coding sequence ATGGTCCGGGTGGACGAAAAGCAGCTGCCGCGCTGGACGCGCTGGCTCGATCTCGGCGACCGGTTGCTGGCCGTGCTACTGCTGGCGCCCGCAGCGATCCTGCTGTCGCTCATCATCGTTTATCCGGTGGCGCGGCTCGTCTATACCAGCTTCTTCAGCCTGTCGCTGACCTCAGGTCTGCCGGCGGAATTCATCGGCTTTGAAAATTATACGGCGATGTTCGATGATCCGATCTTCTGGGAAACGACCTGGAATACGGTGCTGATCACGCTGATCACGGTGCCCGGCGCGCTCTTCATGGGCCTTGGCCTAGCACTGCTCGCCAACCTGCCTTTCTCCATGCAATGGCCGATGCGGCTTTCGCTTCTGATCCCCTGGGCGCTGCCGCTGTCCTTTGCGGGCCTCATCTTCGCGTGGTTCTTCCATTACGAATATGGCGTGGTCAATGATGTGCTGAACCGGCTCGGCTTTGAAGGCATCATCTGGTTCAACTCGCCGAACTGGGCCTTTGCCGCCATCTGCCTGACGATCATCTGGAAAACCTCCTCCTTCATGGCGCTGATGATCCTTGCGGGCTTGCAGACCATTCCGCGCTCGCTTTACGAGGCAGCGGATGTGGATGGCGCCGGCAAGATCAGGCGGTTCTTCGAGATCACCCTGCCGCTGCTCAAGCCCTCGATCGTCGTCGCACTCATCTTCCGCACGATCACGGCGCTGCAAACCTTTGATATTCCTTACATGATGACCGGCGGCGGACCCGGCACATCCACCACCACGCTTGCCATGTATATCCACCAGAACACCGTCTCCTTCCTCGATCTCGGTTACGGTTCGGCCTTAGCGGTCGTGATGTTTGCGCTTTCCATGTGCGTTACCGCCGTTTACCTCCGCATTATCAGGACGAAGGACTAA
- a CDS encoding ABC transporter substrate-binding protein: MTLKTIRGKALMGAALCATMLTFSGQAFADAELKIFVSSQHQPDIWRKALDQYEAKTPGVKVVIETGGNTSEMQAQYLNTVMSAKDSSLDVLMLDVIRPAQFATAGWTSDFSGKDLSAYLPTYAEANTVNGKIVALPAFADSMFLYYRKDLLDKYGIKPPTTWDELKEASKKVMEGEKNPELQGLSFQGKAIEGAVCTFLLPYWSEGKSLVENGKLNFDNKAAVDSLKLWKSFVDDGISKKNISEVATDDTRKEFQAGKVLFAVNWSYAWTHFQGKESQVNDKVGVARLPAVKGGEQTTCLGGWEFGVSAYSKQQDEAKKLVEYLSSQDVSKFMAINAALLPTYAALYKDADVTKTIPWFADALPVVETAKARPVTPRYNEVSETIRTTVNGVLAGVMTPEDGAKQMESRLRRVLR; encoded by the coding sequence ATGACACTTAAAACCATCAGGGGCAAAGCCCTTATGGGCGCAGCGCTCTGCGCAACAATGCTTACTTTTTCGGGACAGGCCTTTGCCGACGCCGAACTGAAAATCTTCGTTTCCAGCCAGCATCAGCCGGATATCTGGCGCAAGGCGCTGGACCAATATGAGGCAAAGACGCCGGGTGTGAAGGTAGTCATCGAGACTGGCGGCAATACTTCGGAAATGCAGGCGCAATATCTCAACACCGTCATGTCGGCCAAGGATTCGAGCCTTGACGTGCTGATGCTCGACGTCATCCGCCCCGCCCAATTCGCCACCGCCGGCTGGACCAGCGATTTCTCCGGCAAGGACTTGTCCGCCTATCTGCCGACCTATGCCGAAGCCAATACGGTGAACGGCAAGATCGTGGCGCTGCCTGCCTTTGCCGACTCGATGTTTCTCTATTACCGCAAAGACCTGCTCGACAAATACGGCATCAAGCCGCCGACCACCTGGGATGAGCTGAAGGAAGCCTCCAAGAAGGTCATGGAAGGCGAAAAGAACCCCGAGCTTCAAGGCCTGTCCTTCCAGGGCAAGGCGATCGAAGGCGCGGTCTGCACCTTCCTCCTGCCCTACTGGAGTGAAGGCAAGTCTCTGGTTGAAAACGGCAAGCTGAATTTCGACAACAAGGCTGCGGTGGATTCGCTGAAGCTGTGGAAGAGCTTTGTTGACGACGGCATTTCCAAGAAGAACATTTCGGAAGTGGCGACCGACGACACCCGCAAGGAATTCCAAGCCGGCAAGGTGCTCTTCGCCGTCAACTGGTCCTACGCCTGGACCCATTTCCAAGGCAAGGAATCGCAGGTGAACGACAAGGTCGGCGTCGCCCGCCTGCCGGCCGTCAAGGGCGGTGAGCAGACGACCTGCCTCGGCGGCTGGGAATTCGGCGTCTCCGCCTATTCCAAGCAGCAGGATGAAGCCAAGAAGCTGGTGGAATATCTCTCCAGTCAGGATGTGTCGAAGTTCATGGCGATCAACGCAGCACTTCTGCCCACCTATGCCGCACTCTACAAGGATGCGGACGTGACCAAGACAATCCCGTGGTTCGCGGACGCCCTGCCCGTCGTTGAAACGGCAAAGGCCCGTCCGGTTACCCCGCGTTACAACGAGGTCAGCGAAACGATCCGCACCACCGTCAATGGCGTTCTTGCCGGCGTGATGACACCGGAAGATGGCGCAAAGCAGATGGAAAGCCGTCTGCGGCGCGTTCTGCGCTAA
- a CDS encoding ABC transporter ATP-binding protein has translation MASVSLRKLDKSYGALRIVKGIDLEINDGEFVVFVGPSGCGKSTTLRMVAGLESITGGEVKIGDRVVNQLPPRERDIAMVFQDYALYPHKTVRENMGFSLKVRGVSASQANASIDEAAKMLGIEHLLDRRPGQLSGGQRQRVAMGRAIVRRPQVFLFDEPLSNLDAKLRGQVRTEIKRLHQQLGTTIIYVTHDQVEAMTLADRIVILRGGDIEQVGTPDEVYNRPESVFVGGFVGAPAMNFARARVNGDRLAFSDGNSLPMAAIRPSRETGLEGRDVIVGIRPEHFGPAEGFDSQLAVSVQVVEPLGSDTLVHFSLGDAALTARMPPQLRPTPNEELRIGVDPSKVHLFDATTERSIH, from the coding sequence ATGGCTTCGGTCAGCCTGCGCAAGCTGGACAAGAGTTACGGTGCGCTTCGCATCGTCAAGGGCATCGACCTTGAAATCAACGATGGCGAATTCGTCGTGTTCGTCGGCCCTTCCGGCTGCGGCAAATCGACGACGCTACGCATGGTCGCGGGGCTGGAGAGCATTACCGGCGGCGAGGTGAAGATCGGCGACCGCGTCGTCAACCAGCTGCCGCCGCGTGAACGCGACATCGCCATGGTGTTTCAGGACTATGCGCTTTATCCGCACAAGACGGTGCGCGAAAACATGGGTTTCAGCCTGAAGGTGCGCGGCGTCAGCGCTTCCCAGGCCAATGCCAGCATCGATGAAGCGGCGAAGATGCTGGGCATCGAGCACCTTCTCGACCGGCGGCCCGGCCAGCTTTCCGGCGGCCAGCGTCAGCGTGTGGCCATGGGACGCGCCATAGTACGCCGCCCGCAGGTCTTCCTGTTCGATGAGCCGCTTTCCAACCTAGACGCCAAGCTGCGCGGACAGGTGCGCACCGAAATCAAACGCCTGCATCAGCAGCTCGGCACGACGATCATTTACGTTACCCATGATCAGGTGGAGGCGATGACGCTCGCCGACCGCATCGTCATCCTGCGCGGCGGCGATATCGAACAGGTTGGTACGCCGGATGAGGTTTATAACCGCCCGGAAAGCGTCTTTGTGGGTGGTTTCGTCGGTGCGCCCGCCATGAATTTCGCCCGCGCCAGGGTCAATGGCGACCGGCTGGCATTTTCCGACGGCAACTCCCTGCCGATGGCGGCCATCCGGCCATCGCGCGAAACAGGGCTCGAAGGCCGAGACGTCATCGTCGGCATTCGTCCGGAACATTTCGGTCCCGCCGAAGGCTTCGACAGCCAGCTTGCCGTCAGCGTGCAGGTGGTGGAACCGTTGGGTTCGGACACGCTCGTCCATTTCAGCCTTGGCGACGCGGCGCTGACCGCACGGATGCCGCCGCAGCTTCGGCCAACGCCGAACGAGGAACTGCGGATCGGCGTCGATCCATCCAAGGTCCATCTTTTCGACGCGACGACGGAACGCTCGATTCACTGA